The DNA sequence TTAACTGTGTGAGACGACTATTATACAGCAGCTTGAATCTTTATGAGAGTTCAGTTTGATCACTCCCGACTGTCCGTCAGCTGTTTTTAACAGAATCAGAGAAATATCAGCAAAGCCTGAGGAGCCAAGAGATATTTGACAACTACAAACTTTGATGTTTTCAAGAGTGGAGCAGGTTTTAACTGAGGCTCTGTTGTAAAAGAGGAGACAAAGTTCAGGttgacagagctgctcctcgTCCTGGAGGGAGTCACAGCTCCATCagccctccctcttcttcctcctctcacacagcagctccactctgtcactAGATTTCCTTGTTCCCTCCCCTTCAGATCTACAGTCTGTGGATGGGCGTAACTGAGCTGACAGGTTTCATTCGCtgcacaaacacttcctgttcagatCAGAGCTCAGACTAGTTGCAGTTATCAGGAAGTGAAACTCAGACGGTCGTTGACACTGAGAGGTGAAATGGAGCAGAAAGCAGTTCAGCTGGACCGAGAGACTTTCTCTTGTTCCGTCTGTttggatctactgaaggatccggtggcgactccctgtggacacagctactgcaagaactgtattaaagaccactgggacacagaggatgagaagaggatctacagctgccctcagtgcaggaagagcttcacaccgaggcctgagctgctgaaaaacaccatgttagcagctttagtggagcagctgaagaagactgaactccaagctgctgctgctgatctctgctatgctggagctgaagatgtggcctgtgatgtctgcactgggaggaaactgagagctgTCAAGTCCTGTCTGTTCTGTATGATTTCCTTCTGTGAGAAACACATCCAGCCTCACTTTGAAATCGCTGCTTATGGaaaacacaagctggtggagccgtcagagaagctccaggagaacatctgctctcgtcacgatgaggtgatgaagattttctgccgtactgatcagcagtgtatctgtaTTTTGTGCTCCATGGACGAACATAAAggccacgacacagtgtcagctgcagcagagaggactgagaggcagagagagctggaggggagtcaacacaacatccagcagagaatccaggacagagaggaagatgtgaagctgcttcaacaggaggtggaggccatcaatggctctgctgataaagcagtggagcacagtgagaagatcttcacccagctgatccgtctcatggaggaaagacgctctgatgtgaagcagcaggtcagatcccagcaggaaactgaagtgagtcgagtcaaagagcttcaggagaagctggagcaggagatcactgagctgaagaggaaagacgctgagctgaagaagctctcacacacagaggatcacaaccagtttctacacaactacccctcactgtcagcactcagtgagtctacacactcatccagcatcaacatccgtcctctcaagtactttgaggatgtgacagcagctgtgtcagagctcagagacaaactacaggacgtcctgagagacacatggaccaacatctcactgacagtgatgaaagtggatgttttactgtcaaacccacaaccagagccgaagaccagagctgacttcTTAAGATATTCACgtgaaatcacactggatccaaacacagcaaacacacagctgttattatctgaggggaacagaaaagcaacacacacgAGTCAACAACAGTCTTATTCTGatcatccagacagattcactGGGTGGTGGCAGGTCCTgagtagagagagtctgactggacgttgttactgggaggtggagaggagaggaacagtTTATGTAGCAGTCGCATACAAGAATATCAGCAGAGCAGGGGACTCAGATGAATGTGGATTTGGATTCAATGACAAATCTTGGAGGTTAGATTGTTACACAGACAGTTATAACTTTTATCACAACAAAGTCCAAACTCCCGTCTCAGGTCCTCagtcctccagagttggagtgtacctggatcacagtgcaggtattctgtccttctacagcgtctctgacaccatgactctcctccacagagtccagaccacattcactcagccgctctGTGCTGGACTTCAGTTTGGATGGTTTTCTGAATCCTCTGCTGTGTTCAGTAAACTCAAATAGTCTGAAGTCATTTCAGGGTCAGTgggttaaattgtgtgtttcattccttcagacttgttgtgtttccatcattgttgctgagagctgattgttgtggcatttcttcactgcacacagatcaacctgtcaatcaaacactgtgggCGGTACTTTGACGCcttcttgttgttctgtaaatgttggacTTTGTTCAGGCGGcgctccttcctgtgtctgttcagccACGGAGGCTCTCGCTGCTCCTgatgacttcacttcacatgaTCATAATCAATAAGGAGATGCTTCATTATTTGCTTGTACATAGCTGAgattctgctccaacacactgactgtgtggatgaagtgaatctgATCATGAAATCACTGAACAAGAGCGGTTTAACAGACTTTACTGACGGGacgtgtgaacaaactgaagctttaaatcatgaataaacaaacatgaacaaagtctTTTCTCCTCGTCTTCATTCAGGGTTTCATACAGAGCTGACGGAGAACATGTCAAACTAACATGAGAGTTCATTAGCTGAAGTTTGGGTGCAGTACTTAGTATTTTActggagtatttccattttctgctctgttgtacttccactccaccacaTTCTGGGGTCAGATATGGAACCTTTTACCAacttaagttactagttactttgcagattacatgcaaaAAAGTTGAATGTCGATCATTTTGAGTTGacattgtttacatttacatagatagaaatgttatttatttcacttatATTTTTGATACTTATTTAGTTTAATATCAGACTTTTACTTTAATCTGGCATCTGTAAGTTTGGAAACCCGTCATGTAAACATGCTGTAAAGTCGGACACCTCAGCACAGGTGTTAACAGGATAGTCTTGTTTTTGGAGCCTCATGTGGCCATTTTAGGAACTGCAATAAGGTCGAATTGGATCCTAATGACTTCAGTGATCACCAGACTTTCCTCGACATCCACCAGCTGGTCAACAATTCACTTTTTCTGTTAAGTATTTAAACTCCTCCTGAGCTGAATGTGGTGCTCGagtgaaatgtcttaaaatgtgtgGCAGGTGTGACTGTTAGCACCCAGACCAACTGCCTGGTTACCCTGTACAGTATAAGTGGAAATCTTAGGTTTCATAAGtctatttctctcttcagtatcatttttgttttcgCACATGATAGTTAAAAAAGATTATTTGTTTCCTGTTAGTCGTCTCTCTAAAACTTGTGTAGAAGAGCTCACTTTTGCAGCGCACCTCTCAAGAGCAGGTCGGGCAGGCCATGAAATGAAGTGCCTGTTAATTACATCTTCACTCACCCGAGGCGAGACTGAAGCACACGGAGCCCAGCAAATGTCGATGCAATTGACTTGAGGTCGAGGGGCTAACGCGAGATGAGTGATGGAGCGGCAGGGCCACAATCTACACCGCACAGAAACGCAGCAGCACAAAGATTAACAACACTCGGTCGCTGTGTGGCTGAGGATGGATCTGGTTGTTGAGTCAGTGGGCGGATGTGCTGCATTGTTCGGCCCCGCGAGTCATTTACTGCAGTTCAAAGAGAAATAGGATCGAGGGTGTTTTCAGTTGGGTGCAAGTGTGTGGAGTCTTCTTAAGTGTGGTGTTGTTTGCTGGTTCGTTCATCTTGGAGCAAAAGTTAAAAACTAAGCCTGCGTGACTAACGGAAACATTTAGCCACGCAAGCTCAGCAAGCAGACTGAAGTGTAGAGGAACGaccaaaaaccacaaaataagAATCCTTTCTTTGTATATTTAACATGATATTGGCTTATGTTTAAGGTAAACTGATGTATGAACTATTTACTTACTAACTCAGGtatttcagctgcagcacaggaaGATATTTGTGCATCaataactgtatatatttcTCTGATTTGTGCAGCAAGGAGCAGTTTACTGGTTTTCCCTCCCCTGTGTCGTGAGTAGATTCATCTCTCACACATCACACAATGCTAAAACAGTGCTGTATTCTGAATATGTTCATGATGTGGTTGAAGGATTTGCTTCCTAGAAGGTGAGAGACGGAGGACGGCTGTCAGTGAACTGGACTGATGGACTCAAGGACAGCTTGACTCGAATCTCGTTGCTTTTGGGAGACGCAGCACAAAGCTGAGCTCCTGTCAAGGACACAGTTCACTGGAGTTTTTACCGGCAAAAGCTCAGGTGGAACCAATAACACTCGTCAAGGTGATGTTATTCTTATCACAAATGTTCCTCGAGGGGCTTTAAAATCTGCACAGCGTACTACCTCCTCTATCCTCAGGCCCtggatccagataaagaaaccaacaaacagaaacctcttgaaggaggaaaaaagctcagagagagcagctgaggaggGATTCATCTCCAGAATTAACCCTTGTAGTAAAATTACAGTACGATCGTTCATAGATTTTACACATATTAATCTTGGAGCACTTTAAGCAACAAGTGCCACTAATGACAGCTCAGTTTTAGTCAGATGAGTATTTTTGTAGATACGTCTTCTTTCACAAGGATCACATCATGTCAGTTCGAGTCATTTTAACCAGTCCAACATATAAACTCGCTCACAGAAATGACTCTTCTTTCACATTAAAGCTGTCAGTATGGAGAGATTTGTTgagactttttcttttccaagttGACGCCCACGTTGGTGTTAGTGATGTAAATCTGTTCACCCAAAACTAGATGgtatttaatatttttacaaCAAACTCTGACTTTCTTAACTTGCAAAATTACCTCTTATCTGTTGTCACACATATGTGTAAATCATGACACCTTTGAAATgtcatcaaaaatgtgtttctctcacCATTAACAGCCGTACATATTTGTTTTAGTGCTCTCTGTGCCTCAGGGAAAGGTTAtctatttctgctttaaagtCAGAATCACATAGATAAAAAAACGACACTATCCTCACAGGAAATTAATGTCCCTTTATAATCCTGTCTGAAGTTTATTCATGCAGTTTAATCACTAATGAAAATCAGTCCGTCAAGGCTTTTCTCTTGAGATTTAAACGTCTTCCcgagaaacaacaacaacgactgATTCCTGGAgctaaatgaatgtatttaaactgaaaaaaaaagtttgcaatCCAATTTTATTCGTTTAAGGAAGCTAAATGAGAGTGTCATAGATCAGGAAAATGTTATTGAAATGctcaaacaaactcaaacaccaGTCAGTCAAAGATGAACATGTGACGACGAAGATGAAGCTACAGCCTGGATCTCAGCGTGGGACGTTATCTGGATCTGAGCTTTATCCTCGCTGGCCGGGCTGTGAGTAGAATCTAGGTGAtgaacagagacggagagaaatgGACGCCTGGAGATGAATAACGTGACAACCGGCCTTAACATGCTGTAAAATCATTGATAGCTTCACCTGCATATTCAGCTTCCTGGAATTTGTCGTGATGTGAATGAGAGTTTTGAGCGTGATGGTATCGACAAGAACAGTTTTTTGTGAGTACAAAGACGCTAAAAACGATGCTAGCTGGGGCTACATGAAATGTTTCAGCAGCTTCTCAATCGTGTTTAAtgcaaaaaagaagaataattCAGTTTTCTCATCGCGTATCTTGACTGCCACAAATAAAATTACCAGGATTTTCCTTTCattatatgattttttttttaaataaagtgtcaaTACCAGCCCGATAGGTGATGTATCAGTCTGGCCTATAGCGCGCGGCTGCTGGCCACAGCAAGCTTAAATCCTTCAGAGGAGATCAATGAACATGAGTAGGGGACGCAATTATATGATGCTCCATCATACGAGACACGAGTGGGCTCCTTCATTTCATGGTGGGAGGCCGGTATCTCGCCTGTAACTCAGAGGACGTGATGCGACTGTAAGCCGAGCCTTAAAGAGTTTTCCACTGATAATAAGAAGAAGTCCCAGACAGATGTGCACAATAACAGCATCCCATAAGTGCCGAGGAGAGGCTCGGcgacaaggagggaggaaaaaaggaaaccgTGATGGATAACGATTTTGTTTTCTCTAAGCCTGTTTAAATGTCAGAAGGGAGGGGCGCAGTACCCTCCAATTAATAAACTGGAGCACAGTGTGTATCTGCTGAACACTGATAAATGGAGGGAACAGACAGTAAAGAGGCAGTTAAACACCAGGAGGATTACATGGCGAAGAACGTATGAACAACATTTACACTTTCACAGTAATGAAGCCAGTCAGACTCACTGAGAAgacgtttttttatttttt is a window from the Acanthopagrus latus isolate v.2019 chromosome 5, fAcaLat1.1, whole genome shotgun sequence genome containing:
- the LOC119019860 gene encoding tripartite motif-containing protein 16-like, which produces MEQKAVQLDRETFSCSVCLDLLKDPVATPCGHSYCKNCIKDHWDTEDEKRIYSCPQCRKSFTPRPELLKNTMLAALVEQLKKTELQAAAADLCYAGAEDVACDVCTGRKLRAVKSCLFCMISFCEKHIQPHFEIAAYGKHKLVEPSEKLQENICSRHDEVMKIFCRTDQQCICILCSMDEHKGHDTVSAAAERTERQRELEGSQHNIQQRIQDREEDVKLLQQEVEAINGSADKAVEHSEKIFTQLIRLMEERRSDVKQQVRSQQETEVSRVKELQEKLEQEITELKRKDAELKKLSHTEDHNQFLHNYPSLSALSESTHSSSINIRPLKYFEDVTAAVSELRDKLQDVLRDTWTNISLTVMKVDVLLSNPQPEPKTRADFLRYSREITLDPNTANTQLLLSEGNRKATHTSQQQSYSDHPDRFTGWWQVLSRESLTGRCYWEVERRGTVYVAVAYKNISRAGDSDECGFGFNDKSWRLDCYTDSYNFYHNKVQTPVSGPQSSRVGVYLDHSAGILSFYSVSDTMTLLHRVQTTFTQPLCAGLQFGWFSESSAVFSKLK